A window of Syntrophorhabdaceae bacterium contains these coding sequences:
- a CDS encoding rod shape-determining protein, with protein MFESLFGIMSKDLAIDLGTANTLVYVKGRGIVSNEPSVVAVHRDSKGAKKVIAVGEEAKKMLGKTPGNITAIRPLKDGVIADFEITEAMLKYFIQRVHNKKSYARPRIVISIPSGITPVEKRAVKESAESAGAREVYLIEELMAAAIGVGLPITEPNGNMIVDIGGGTTEVAVISLAGIVYCNSVRVAGDKIDEAIIQYVKRKYNLLIGERTAELIKIQIGSAYPSPDEDELVMEIKGRDLVGGIPKTLEISSKEVREAIAEPVNAIVEGVRIALERTPPELASDIVDKGIVISGGGALLRNLDLLLKEVTRLPVIIAENPLTAVVEGSGKVLDEVSLLKEIATYF; from the coding sequence ATGTTTGAATCTTTATTTGGTATAATGTCAAAAGACCTGGCAATAGATCTGGGGACTGCAAATACACTTGTATATGTAAAGGGCAGGGGTATCGTATCCAATGAACCTTCTGTTGTGGCTGTCCACAGGGATTCAAAGGGTGCAAAAAAGGTTATAGCAGTAGGAGAAGAGGCGAAAAAGATGCTCGGCAAGACCCCGGGCAATATAACAGCCATAAGACCTCTTAAAGACGGGGTCATTGCAGACTTTGAGATAACAGAGGCAATGCTAAAATACTTTATACAGCGCGTTCACAATAAGAAATCATATGCAAGGCCAAGAATAGTTATATCTATTCCATCAGGCATAACGCCTGTAGAAAAAAGGGCGGTTAAAGAATCCGCTGAGTCAGCGGGAGCAAGAGAGGTATATCTGATAGAAGAACTTATGGCAGCGGCAATAGGCGTTGGTCTGCCAATCACTGAACCAAACGGTAATATGATAGTGGACATAGGTGGAGGGACTACAGAGGTGGCAGTTATAAGTCTTGCAGGGATTGTTTATTGTAATTCAGTGAGGGTGGCAGGGGATAAGATAGATGAGGCAATAATCCAGTATGTGAAGAGAAAATATAACCTCTTGATAGGAGAGAGGACTGCAGAATTAATAAAGATACAGATAGGCTCAGCATATCCCAGCCCTGATGAAGATGAACTGGTCATGGAGATTAAGGGTAGAGACCTGGTGGGTGGTATACCAAAGACCCTTGAGATATCATCAAAAGAGGTGAGGGAGGCAATTGCAGAACCTGTAAATGCCATTGTAGAGGGCGTAAGGATTGCCCTTGAGAGGACACCGCCAGAACTTGCATCGGATATCGTAGATAAAGGGATTGTGATAAGCGGAGGAGGCGCATTATTGAGAAATTTGGATCTCCTGTTAAAAGAGGTAACAAGACTTCCTGTAATAATAGCTGAAAATCCATTGACTGCTGTAGTAGAGGGTTCTGGTAAAGTCCTTGATGAAGTAAGCTTATTAAAAGAGATTGCAACATATTTTTAA
- the purB gene encoding adenylosuccinate lyase: MTRDFASCNIRPMIKRYSLKRMTDIWEEENKFKKWLDIELLICEAYAELGIIPQEDLKNIKEKADFSVERIQEIEARTRHDVVAFIECVSEYVGPSSKYIHMGVTSSDILDTSFSLLLKEASDIIIDDIKAYMVVLKENAFKYKELPMIGRTHGIHAEPITFGIKMANLYHEMKRNLKRMEDAKDGISYGKISGAVGTFAHVQPSIEAYVCKRLGLKPTPISTQIIPRDYYAEFFTTLSIIASSIEKMALEIRNLQRTEVGEAEEFFQKGQTGSSAMPHKRNPIASENLCGLARLVRSYALASLENIPLWHERDISHSSVERVIAPDATILMDYMLERIKNMYKNLMVYPERMERNLEMTKGLYHSEAVLLSLIKKGLTRQEAYKITQRVAMKCYENNLNFREELRKDQEIRKYIPEKEIDEITDNSHYFRYIDTIFERVFE, translated from the coding sequence TTGACAAGAGATTTTGCCTCATGTAATATAAGACCCATGATAAAGAGATATTCACTAAAAAGGATGACAGATATATGGGAAGAGGAAAATAAGTTCAAAAAATGGCTTGATATAGAGCTCCTTATCTGTGAAGCATATGCAGAACTGGGCATCATACCCCAAGAAGACCTTAAAAACATTAAAGAAAAGGCAGACTTTTCTGTGGAGAGGATACAGGAGATAGAGGCAAGGACTCGCCATGATGTAGTTGCCTTTATCGAATGTGTCTCTGAATATGTAGGTCCATCTTCTAAATATATCCATATGGGCGTTACCTCCTCTGATATTCTGGATACATCCTTTTCTCTCCTTTTAAAAGAGGCCTCTGACATTATAATAGATGATATAAAGGCATATATGGTGGTACTAAAGGAAAATGCCTTTAAATATAAGGAATTACCCATGATAGGCAGGACCCATGGTATTCACGCCGAGCCCATCACGTTTGGTATAAAGATGGCTAATCTCTATCATGAGATGAAAAGAAACCTAAAAAGGATGGAAGATGCAAAGGATGGGATAAGTTATGGTAAGATATCAGGTGCAGTAGGGACATTTGCCCATGTCCAGCCATCAATAGAGGCATATGTTTGCAAAAGATTGGGGCTTAAACCTACTCCCATATCTACTCAGATAATACCAAGGGATTATTATGCAGAGTTTTTTACAACCCTTTCTATTATTGCCTCATCCATAGAAAAGATGGCTCTGGAGATAAGGAATCTCCAGAGGACTGAGGTGGGAGAGGCAGAGGAGTTTTTTCAGAAGGGTCAGACAGGTTCATCTGCCATGCCCCATAAGAGAAATCCCATTGCATCAGAGAACTTATGCGGTCTTGCCCGTCTTGTAAGAAGCTATGCACTTGCAAGCCTTGAGAATATACCCCTATGGCATGAGAGGGATATAAGCCATTCCTCGGTGGAGAGGGTCATTGCCCCTGACGCCACCATACTCATGGATTATATGCTCGAACGGATAAAGAACATGTATAAAAATCTCATGGTCTATCCTGAAAGGATGGAGAGAAATCTTGAGATGACAAAGGGGCTTTATCATTCAGAGGCTGTGTTATTAAGTCTTATCAAAAAAGGTCTTACAAGGCAGGAGGCATACAAGATAACCCAGAGGGTGGCCATGAAGTGTTATGAAAACAACCTAAATTTCAGAGAGGAATTGAGAAAAGACCAAGAAATAAGAAAATATATCCCTGAAAAGGAGATAGATGAAATAACAGACAATAGCCACTATTTCAGATATATTGACACCATATTCGAAAGGGTATTTGAATAG
- a CDS encoding TRAP transporter substrate-binding protein has protein sequence MNTKKIFIILICIAFISGIYIVSPQRAYGQSQIVLKYANFPPATTFPCVQMERWAKEVEKRTNGKVKVQTFPGGTLLPAKSIFDGVVTGTADIGNFAMSYQPGRFPVSEAIDLPIGFNSARAASLALFDLIEKYNPKEFEKVKVLTLFTCPPADFMTKTPVKSLKDIKGMELRASGTGAEVLKRIGATPVGMPQSEAPEAIQKGVVKGNVSSMEILKDFNFAAYLPYATEANLFVVTFAVVMNKDKWNALPDDVKKVLDGLRREQAEWTGTYVDNHVKEALKWSKEKYKHQLFKLSDADMKEIAKLTKPMIDEYIKRVNAMNLPGEQIIKDVYSLKAKYEKQFKK, from the coding sequence ATGAATACAAAAAAAATTTTCATCATTTTAATATGTATAGCCTTTATTTCTGGTATCTATATTGTGTCACCTCAGAGGGCTTATGGTCAGTCTCAAATTGTCCTTAAGTACGCCAACTTCCCACCTGCCACCACATTCCCATGTGTGCAGATGGAAAGATGGGCAAAAGAGGTAGAGAAGAGGACAAATGGAAAGGTAAAGGTTCAAACATTCCCTGGTGGGACCCTACTTCCTGCCAAAAGTATCTTTGACGGCGTGGTAACAGGTACTGCTGACATAGGTAACTTTGCCATGAGTTATCAGCCTGGTCGCTTCCCTGTATCTGAGGCAATTGACCTGCCCATAGGATTCAATAGTGCCCGCGCAGCAAGCCTTGCACTCTTTGACCTAATTGAGAAGTATAACCCTAAAGAATTTGAAAAGGTAAAAGTCTTGACCTTATTTACATGCCCACCTGCAGATTTTATGACAAAGACACCTGTTAAATCCCTGAAGGATATTAAAGGAATGGAGTTAAGGGCATCAGGGACAGGCGCAGAAGTATTAAAACGTATCGGAGCAACCCCTGTTGGTATGCCCCAGTCTGAAGCACCAGAGGCAATACAAAAGGGTGTTGTAAAGGGCAATGTCTCTTCTATGGAGATTTTAAAAGACTTTAATTTTGCTGCATACCTACCATATGCCACAGAGGCAAACCTTTTTGTGGTAACCTTTGCTGTTGTCATGAATAAAGACAAATGGAATGCCCTGCCAGATGATGTAAAGAAGGTCCTTGATGGCTTAAGAAGGGAACAGGCTGAATGGACAGGCACTTATGTGGATAATCATGTTAAAGAAGCGCTCAAATGGTCCAAGGAAAAATACAAACATCAGCTTTTCAAATTATCTGATGCAGATATGAAAGAGATTGCAAAGCTCACCAAACCCATGATCGACGAATATATTAAAAGGGTAAATGCCATGAATCTCCCAGGCGAGCAGATCATCAAAGATGTTTATTCTTTAAAGGCAAAATACGAAAAACAGTTTAAAAAATAA
- a CDS encoding TRAP transporter large permease: MITPLTGLYGILIMLAIMLFLRIPVGFVMAFMGFFGLTYAISWDAALGMIGTDLWQTFSSYGLTVIPMFILMGQICFYSQVNERLYNAAYKWFGQIKGGLAITTVMACAGFAAICGSNTATAATMTAVALPEMKKYKYSPILTSGSIAAGSTLGVVIPPSVVLVVYGIYTGQSIGKLFFGSFLPGVILALIMAVTVYIMCISHPDWGPKGPAHTFLEKLKAIPDAIDMVLMFGIIMYSLYAGLFTPSEAGAAGSVVAIVISLIRRKLTWKGFIGAVIDTLRISCMIFMLVAGAVLFGRFLAVTRLPYVAAEWVSGLPVPHWMIFWSMMIIYIIGGCVMDALAFLLITVPIFFPVAQQMGYDPIWFGVAITLVTTMGAITPPVGISAYIVSGMAKDIPLSTVFKGVLWFIPSYIITIMAIEVFPQLVTFFAGLVRY; this comes from the coding sequence ATGATTACACCTCTTACAGGATTATACGGAATACTTATTATGCTGGCAATAATGCTGTTTTTGAGGATACCTGTTGGTTTTGTCATGGCATTTATGGGATTTTTCGGTCTTACATATGCCATATCCTGGGATGCTGCCCTCGGTATGATAGGGACAGATCTATGGCAGACATTCTCATCCTATGGCTTGACGGTCATACCCATGTTCATACTCATGGGTCAGATATGCTTTTATTCCCAGGTAAACGAGAGGCTCTATAATGCTGCATACAAATGGTTCGGCCAGATAAAGGGTGGTCTTGCCATAACCACAGTCATGGCATGCGCAGGGTTTGCAGCCATATGCGGTTCAAATACTGCCACTGCTGCCACTATGACGGCCGTTGCCCTCCCGGAGATGAAAAAATATAAATACTCTCCCATACTCACATCAGGTTCTATAGCAGCAGGCTCAACCCTGGGCGTAGTAATACCTCCCAGTGTTGTCCTGGTTGTTTATGGGATATATACTGGACAATCCATAGGTAAACTCTTTTTCGGCAGCTTTTTGCCTGGCGTCATCCTTGCCTTAATAATGGCAGTAACTGTGTATATCATGTGCATATCACATCCTGATTGGGGACCAAAAGGGCCTGCCCATACTTTCCTGGAAAAATTAAAGGCAATACCCGATGCCATAGATATGGTTCTCATGTTCGGTATAATAATGTATAGTCTTTACGCTGGACTTTTTACACCTTCTGAAGCAGGTGCAGCAGGTTCAGTAGTTGCCATCGTAATAAGCCTTATAAGAAGAAAGCTCACATGGAAGGGTTTTATAGGGGCAGTCATTGATACACTTCGGATATCGTGTATGATATTCATGCTTGTGGCAGGGGCTGTTTTATTTGGCCGCTTTCTGGCAGTGACAAGGCTCCCTTATGTGGCAGCAGAATGGGTTTCAGGACTACCTGTGCCCCACTGGATGATATTCTGGTCTATGATGATTATATATATCATTGGCGGATGTGTCATGGATGCATTGGCATTCCTGCTCATCACAGTTCCCATATTCTTCCCTGTTGCCCAGCAGATGGGGTATGACCCCATCTGGTTTGGTGTTGCCATAACACTTGTAACCACCATGGGTGCCATAACCCCTCCTGTGGGTATAAGTGCCTATATAGTCTCAGGTATGGCAAAGGATATACCTCTATCCACAGTATTCAAAGGGGTCCTGTGGTTTATACCATCTTACATAATAACCATAATGGCAATAGAGGTATTCCCTCAGCTTGTCACTTTTTTTGCAGGGCTTGTAAGATATTAA
- the mrdA gene encoding penicillin-binding protein 2, with product MENFVKDSNTIEDSKFVWTKRIIVFILIILLIRLWDLQIMRGQEMKRLSEQNRIRIKKVVAPRGVIYDRKGRIIADTRPSFNIYITHEDVKHFDQTINGLSNLIKISREEIMEKLEAAKGMPASFPIKIKSDVSMDDVAKIEANRVYLPGVNIQVEPKRFYHYGKMFAHLVGYVSEISDEELKKKEYKNYSPGDFIGRYGLERAYEAYLRGVDGEKRVEVDSRGREMRTLEQKNPIPGNSIYLNVDLDVQGIVDKALENKRGGSIAVDPKTGGVIALVSRPAFDPNKFASGISKEDWQAIALDKRHPLQNRVIQGRYPPGSTFKIVSAIKGLELGLINEKTTFSCRGGFPYGGRVFKCWKKGGHGSVSIHRAIVESCDVYFYNLGLKLGVDRIHEISDLIGLGRTTGIDLPGEKGGLVPSTEWKKKTFGQPWFEGETVSVAIGQGAVWLTPVQLVQLASFVANEGINYKPQIVNRIVSPEGKVIKTFEPVVNVEVKLKKDTIRIVKDGMKGVVNEGSGTAYGSRLERVSMSGKTGTAQSVGEKGRNLGDHAWFIAYAPSDNPSIAISVLVEYGGHGSSAAAPVAKAITETMFRENKEIKEARLYENR from the coding sequence TTGGAAAACTTTGTAAAAGACAGCAACACGATAGAGGATAGCAAATTTGTATGGACAAAACGTATAATTGTATTCATCCTCATAATACTCCTTATAAGACTTTGGGACCTCCAGATTATGAGAGGACAAGAGATGAAGAGGCTGTCAGAGCAGAATCGCATAAGAATAAAAAAGGTAGTTGCGCCAAGGGGCGTCATTTATGACAGAAAAGGCAGGATTATAGCTGATACAAGGCCATCTTTTAATATATATATAACCCATGAAGACGTGAAGCACTTTGATCAGACCATCAATGGTCTGTCCAACCTTATTAAAATAAGCAGAGAAGAGATCATGGAGAAACTTGAGGCTGCCAAGGGCATGCCCGCATCCTTCCCTATTAAGATAAAATCCGATGTATCAATGGATGACGTGGCAAAGATTGAAGCAAACAGGGTCTATCTCCCTGGTGTTAATATACAGGTAGAGCCAAAGAGATTTTATCATTATGGCAAGATGTTTGCCCATCTTGTTGGCTATGTGTCAGAAATAAGCGACGAAGAGCTTAAAAAAAAGGAATATAAGAATTATTCGCCTGGTGATTTTATAGGGAGATATGGGCTTGAAAGGGCATATGAGGCTTATTTAAGGGGTGTAGATGGAGAAAAGAGGGTTGAGGTAGACTCAAGGGGCAGAGAGATGAGGACCCTTGAGCAGAAGAACCCTATCCCAGGCAACAGTATCTATTTAAATGTGGATTTGGATGTCCAAGGAATTGTGGATAAGGCACTTGAGAATAAAAGGGGTGGTAGCATTGCCGTTGACCCCAAGACAGGAGGGGTGATTGCATTGGTGAGTAGACCTGCCTTTGACCCTAATAAGTTTGCATCAGGCATATCCAAGGAGGACTGGCAGGCCATTGCTCTGGATAAAAGACACCCTTTACAGAACAGGGTGATACAGGGGAGATACCCACCAGGCTCAACATTCAAGATAGTCAGCGCCATAAAAGGACTTGAATTGGGTTTAATCAACGAAAAGACAACTTTTTCTTGCAGGGGTGGATTCCCATATGGTGGCAGGGTATTTAAATGCTGGAAAAAAGGGGGTCATGGCTCTGTAAGTATCCACAGGGCAATAGTGGAATCCTGCGATGTTTATTTCTATAATCTGGGTCTAAAATTAGGGGTTGATAGGATCCATGAGATTTCGGACTTAATAGGTCTCGGTAGGACAACAGGCATAGATCTGCCAGGTGAAAAAGGAGGCCTTGTCCCATCTACCGAATGGAAGAAAAAGACCTTTGGGCAGCCTTGGTTTGAAGGTGAGACTGTATCTGTTGCCATAGGTCAGGGTGCAGTATGGCTTACACCTGTGCAGCTTGTGCAGCTTGCGTCCTTTGTGGCCAATGAAGGTATCAATTACAAGCCCCAGATAGTAAACAGGATTGTGTCACCGGAAGGGAAGGTCATAAAGACCTTTGAACCTGTTGTAAATGTAGAGGTAAAGCTCAAAAAAGATACTATCAGGATAGTTAAAGACGGCATGAAAGGTGTAGTAAACGAAGGAAGCGGCACTGCCTATGGCTCCCGCCTCGAACGTGTAAGCATGAGCGGCAAGACAGGAACTGCCCAGTCTGTAGGAGAGAAAGGGAGAAACTTAGGCGACCATGCCTGGTTTATAGCCTATGCGCCGTCTGATAATCCATCTATTGCCATTTCTGTCCTTGTAGAGTATGGAGGCCATGGTTCTTCTGCTGCAGCACCTGTTGCAAAGGCAATAACAGAGACCATGTTCAGGGAGAATAAAGAGATAAAAGAGGCAAGATTATATGAAAATAGATAA
- the mreC gene encoding rod shape-determining protein MreC, with product MKTPLIVIITAALVLVISFLIFTGTPIFVKNYTKTKVICGEIAGPILRLLNKPFLGAKHIFNTYINLINVKKENSLLKKKIDELQLDNKKIPELEQENKRLKTMLKLTESNPETWIVAKIIGEDLKNWFQCIIVDKGRDHGIKEKMPVMTPKGIVGQVVEVNKWHSKVMIINDTNSSVDVNIEGRDTRGILEGTGHTVLKLKYITKNDEVEVGDKLVTSGKDSIYPKGIPTGIIIAIDKNKAGIFYDIDVMPYNNYKRLEEVMILKKR from the coding sequence TTGAAGACCCCTTTAATTGTCATTATAACTGCAGCGCTTGTGCTTGTTATCTCTTTTTTAATCTTTACAGGGACACCTATATTTGTAAAAAATTATACAAAGACAAAGGTTATATGCGGAGAAATTGCAGGACCTATTTTAAGGTTATTAAACAAGCCTTTTTTGGGTGCCAAACACATCTTTAATACATATATAAATCTCATCAATGTAAAAAAAGAAAATTCTCTGTTAAAGAAAAAGATAGATGAGTTGCAGCTTGACAATAAAAAGATACCGGAATTGGAGCAGGAGAATAAGAGGCTCAAGACTATGCTTAAACTCACTGAATCAAATCCTGAAACATGGATTGTGGCAAAGATAATCGGGGAGGATCTAAAGAATTGGTTTCAATGTATCATTGTTGATAAGGGAAGGGATCATGGTATAAAAGAAAAGATGCCTGTTATGACACCAAAGGGGATTGTGGGTCAGGTTGTAGAAGTGAATAAATGGCATTCCAAGGTAATGATCATAAATGATACTAATTCATCGGTAGATGTAAACATAGAGGGTAGGGATACAAGAGGTATACTTGAGGGCACAGGTCATACAGTATTGAAATTGAAATATATAACAAAGAATGATGAAGTTGAGGTGGGAGATAAGCTTGTGACCTCAGGGAAGGATAGTATCTATCCAAAAGGTATACCAACAGGGATAATTATAGCAATAGACAAAAACAAGGCAGGCATATTTTATGATATAGATGTAATGCCTTATAATAATTACAAAAGGCTTGAAGAGGTAATGATCTTAAAGAAGAGATGA
- the rodA gene encoding rod shape-determining protein RodA, with protein sequence MKIDKRRLYHIDWYLIINGLLLLGVGMFNLISATSSFYSGSLNFIIKQLVAFLLGIGLILIIIHYDYRAIAHQSKWLYGAGLLLVILVLVIGMVAGGARRWINIFGMNIQPSEFMKPILILFLANILHEKKKYNMQLGLKDTIPPLVAILIPAMLIIKQPDLGTGIIIIFTSLCMLWFVGLKKSTYAVLFAICAIAPFIAWMYLMKPYQKMRILSFINIDSDPSGFGYHAKQAMIAVGSGRFFGKGYMEGTQHKLQFIPEHHTDFIFTVIGEEWGFFGSLILFVIFASFIWRCIKIAQAAHDEIGALIAFGVGTMIFLQFSINVMMAIHLAPVVGIPLPFISYGGSSLLSILASVGLVLNVHMRRYMF encoded by the coding sequence ATGAAAATAGATAAGAGAAGGCTCTATCATATAGACTGGTATCTTATAATAAACGGTCTTTTGCTATTAGGGGTAGGGATGTTTAATCTCATAAGTGCCACAAGCTCCTTTTACAGCGGTTCTTTAAATTTTATAATAAAACAGCTTGTGGCGTTTTTGCTGGGCATAGGCTTAATCTTAATAATCATCCACTATGATTATAGGGCAATAGCCCATCAGTCCAAATGGCTATATGGAGCAGGATTACTACTTGTGATCCTCGTCCTTGTTATCGGCATGGTTGCAGGCGGTGCAAGGCGCTGGATAAATATCTTTGGTATGAATATTCAGCCCTCTGAATTCATGAAACCCATACTTATTCTCTTCCTGGCAAATATCCTCCACGAAAAGAAAAAATATAATATGCAGCTCGGTTTAAAGGACACAATACCCCCTTTGGTAGCCATATTAATCCCTGCCATGCTTATAATAAAACAGCCAGACCTGGGAACCGGGATTATCATAATCTTCACCAGCCTCTGTATGCTATGGTTTGTTGGACTTAAAAAATCCACATACGCTGTGCTGTTTGCCATTTGCGCCATTGCACCTTTTATTGCATGGATGTATTTGATGAAACCGTATCAGAAGATGAGGATACTGAGTTTTATCAATATAGATTCCGATCCATCTGGATTTGGTTATCATGCAAAGCAGGCTATGATTGCCGTGGGTTCAGGCAGGTTTTTCGGTAAAGGCTATATGGAAGGCACACAACACAAACTCCAATTTATCCCCGAGCATCATACAGATTTTATATTTACCGTGATAGGTGAGGAATGGGGATTTTTTGGCTCTTTAATACTGTTTGTTATTTTTGCATCATTTATATGGAGGTGTATCAAGATTGCCCAGGCAGCCCATGATGAGATAGGTGCCTTAATTGCCTTTGGTGTGGGCACCATGATATTTCTACAATTTTCTATAAATGTAATGATGGCCATACACCTTGCCCCTGTAGTTGGTATACCTCTACCCTTTATAAGTTATGGAGGTTCATCCCTTTTATCTATCCTTGCCTCTGTTGGACTTGTTTTAAATGTCCATATGAGAAGATATATGTTTTGA
- a CDS encoding TRAP transporter small permease subunit → MNYIFKLNRYFNRLLAFFSGVAVLTLTGIAAGNMLLRIVYVPINGSYELIGFFGAVAVGFALGYTQIRKDHIIVTIFSDKYPKSITPFLDGLNYLVNTFFFTLVSWQTLKWGLKIERTGELSETLKIIYHPFVYCLALGFIALALTLFIDFIRLFYKENKA, encoded by the coding sequence ATGAACTATATTTTTAAACTAAATAGATACTTTAACAGGCTGCTGGCATTTTTCAGTGGAGTAGCAGTCCTGACCCTCACGGGTATTGCAGCAGGAAATATGCTATTAAGGATTGTTTATGTCCCAATCAATGGATCATATGAACTTATAGGTTTCTTCGGTGCAGTTGCAGTTGGGTTTGCCCTTGGATACACTCAAATTAGAAAAGACCATATCATAGTAACTATATTCAGCGATAAGTATCCCAAATCCATAACTCCCTTCCTTGATGGATTAAACTACTTAGTTAATACCTTCTTTTTCACTCTTGTATCATGGCAGACCCTTAAATGGGGACTCAAGATAGAAAGAACAGGTGAATTATCTGAGACTTTAAAGATTATATATCATCCCTTTGTATACTGTCTTGCATTAGGATTTATAGCACTGGCACTTACACTTTTTATTGATTTTATCAGGCTATTCTATAAGGAGAATAAGGCATGA
- the mreD gene encoding rod shape-determining protein MreD codes for MKVSIYILTGFFCAIIESSILSFIPAEFLKPDVTMPFIVYNVFFLSPQAGLITSVAMGMIQEIFSNAPDGSMLFTKITIFIFALFFKNKLYINSKYSFSYICSGAVIVESFLYLFLSWLSRGESGKAENVLFFMLPNAIFTGFIAIFIFSFIGFLNTKFFVRE; via the coding sequence ATGAAGGTTTCCATATATATACTAACAGGATTCTTTTGTGCCATAATAGAGTCATCAATCCTTTCCTTTATACCTGCAGAGTTTTTAAAGCCCGATGTGACCATGCCATTTATAGTATATAATGTCTTCTTTCTATCACCTCAGGCAGGACTTATTACATCTGTTGCCATGGGTATGATACAGGAGATTTTTTCAAATGCACCAGATGGCTCGATGTTATTTACAAAGATTACTATATTTATCTTTGCGTTATTTTTTAAAAACAAATTATATATAAACTCAAAATATAGCTTTTCTTATATATGCTCAGGCGCTGTAATAGTGGAATCATTTTTATATCTTTTTCTTTCATGGCTTTCAAGGGGAGAGTCAGGGAAGGCAGAGAATGTCCTGTTTTTTATGTTACCTAATGCAATCTTTACCGGATTTATTGCCATATTTATATTTTCTTTTATCGGTTTTCTTAATACGAAATTTTTTGTAAGAGAATAA